GGGTGACTTCAACGAGGGTTCGAATCCCTCCCTCTCCGTTTTTGTATATAGCAAAAATTGCAAAATTTTAAACTTTAGCTGGCTAGAGTTTAAAATTTTGTATTTTTATTGCAGCATCAAATACTTCTAAAGTTATTTAGACTCTTTAAATAATTATTTAGTCAATCTAAAATTCTGTTGTGTGAGCATAGTCAGAGTCAATTAAAACCTGAATATTGAAACTAAAAATGTTCTCCAGTTGTCATAATGGGGAATAAGCATTGTTTGAACATGAGAATTGATATATAGCGATATATGGAAATCTGATGTTTAAAAAGGAAAATCCAGGTTTTGGGCATCTATTGAACATGAATGAGGGTTTGCATACTAAAAATATTGAGATTGCGTTACTTGTATGGAATTTCACATTTCCGTAACTCCAGTAGGGCAGAATGACTACTTGGTGCGAACGGAACAAGTCGCGCCTGGGGTGCCATTGGCAGAAGAACTAGTGACTTGGCCTGTAGCTGATTGGTTAGCAGCCGCAGGACATTTGATGAATGATCCTTTGAGGTCAGTTTTACAGGGAGATGCGTTGATACAGTCCACCGCAGGCATCGCCAGAAACTCTGTAAACTTGGTGGCATTGGGTCAGCAATTTTATAATGCTCTGTTTAAAGGCACTCTCAGAGATAGTTGGATTACAGCTCAAGGCATTGCCCAAAACCATCAACAAGTACTGCGCCTCCGGTTAGGTCTTAAGGAGAATAGGTTAGCACGTCTACCTTGGGAAGTCATGCACGCAGGCGATCGCCCTCTAGCAACGGGGCCTTATGTGGCATTCTCGCGCTACCAAAGTGGCATTCTCACCAACGCTCGCTTGCCATCCAGAAATTTACCACAACTGCCAGAAGATGGTGTAGTCAGGGTTTTAATGGTGCTGGCATCGCCCACAGATCAAACACGGCTAGGTTTGTTGAAGCAAGAAGCCCTGAGACTGCAAGCAGAACTGCACCGTCATGCCTCCCGCACGGCTGACAGTAGCATTTCCTTACCCGAAATTGAACTCACTATTTTAGATCAGCCAGGCAGAGAAGAATTAACCCAAGCCTTAGAACAAAGTAGATACCAAGTTCTCCACTACTCCGGTCATAGTGACTTAGGGCCAAGTGGTGGCGAAATTTATTTGGTTAGTAGCAGAACTGGCTTGACAGAAACTTTGAGTGGCGATGACCTAGCAGGTCTGCTCGTCAATAATAATATTCAAATGGCTGTGTTTAACTCTTGTTGGGGAGCATACACAGCAACAAGCGATACAACAGAAGAAACAGGCGAACGTAACCTGACTGAAAGTTTAGTTAGACGCGGTATCAAGTGCGTTTTGGCTATGTCAGAACGCATTCCTGATGAAGTTGCACTCACGCTGACACAACTTTTGTACCGGAACTTGAGTCAAGGATATCCAGTAGATTTATGCGTCAGTCGGGTGCGTCAGGGATTAATTTCAGCTTATGGTTCGCACCAAACTTATTGGGCATTACCAATTTTGTATCTTCAACCCGAATTTGATGGTTTTCTGGGAACAGAACTGCCGACTTTTACCAGTACAGAGTCGCTGAATGACAATAGCCGGAGTGTGAAGGTATCTTCTACCACAACTTATTCTGCTATGACGGATGAAGCCCAGATAGCTTTACCCATTGATGACATGATGCCGGGTTTAGGTCATGATACTTCCGAGTTGGACTGGTTGGGTGAAGAGACTTGGGGCGATTTAGTTGATGAAATTGAATATGACGACCCCAGTTATGCCGAAGATTCAGCCATAGTTTCGGATTTGTTTCGCCAGATAGATCAGCAAATACCCAGCAATAATGGTCAATCTCCCTTGAATGGAGAAGTACCACCCAATCACAGAGAAAATATTTTTCCTACTAGACAAATGAGTGGCGAGGTAACACCCACTGATAGACAAGGATCATGGGGAAATTTAGGTGAAACACCCAACGAAACTGTAGCCAGTCAGGAAGAAACTTGGCCGGCTTATGAAGCATCGTTACCCACATCTGTGCCTAAACTTCGTCGTCCTAATTGGCGACTGATTTTGAGTATTTTTGGGGTAGGTGCGATCGCTAGTATCCTCGGTTTCGGTTGGTGGTGGCAAATGCGCCGCCCTTCAACTTTTGCCGACATCCCCCAAATACCCGTTCAGCAGTCTCTGTCTAGCAAAACTAATCCGAAAATCAACTTAGAAACTAGTCCCACAGCTATTATTGCGACTAGTGCCATAGAAAAATTAAGCCAAGGTGACTTGTCGGCTGGGTTGGTAGCTGTAGAAGAATTATTAAATCGTGGCGCATTACAATCTGCCCAAACTGCCCTAAATGTCGTGCCAATCCAGCAAGGAAATGATCCTGCACTCAACTTTTTTAAAGGACGACTAGCTTGGCAGTTAATTCAGACTGGAGATAAAAAATATACCATTGATGATGCCCGACGTTTTTGGGAAGTTGCAGTGAAAGCAGAACCAAACTCGGTGTTGTATACCAATGCTTTAGGGTTTGCCTACTACGCAGAAGGTAATGTAAATCGCGCTAATGATTCTTGGTTTAAGGCGCTAAATTTAGCTTTAAATCAGCAAAATTCCGCAAGTGTAGCCCTTTCTGTGCAGAATTCTCCCGTACCTCACGATGCCTTAACTGCCTACGCTGGTTTAGCAATGGGATTGTATAAATCTGCACGCAGTCAACCGACGACGAAACAAGGGCAATATATGAAAGAAGCGATTAAGTTGCGTCAATTGGTAATTAATCAAGACTCGGTAAATTTTCAAGTAAATAAATTAAGCAATAATTGGTTATGGACAGAAAAGGCCATTACCGATTGGCGATCG
This window of the Nostoc sp. HK-01 genome carries:
- a CDS encoding heterocyst differentiation protein; the protein is MEFHISVTPVGQNDYLVRTEQVAPGVPLAEELVTWPVADWLAAAGHLMNDPLRSVLQGDALIQSTAGIARNSVNLVALGQQFYNALFKGTLRDSWITAQGIAQNHQQVLRLRLGLKENRLARLPWEVMHAGDRPLATGPYVAFSRYQSGILTNARLPSRNLPQLPEDGVVRVLMVLASPTDQTRLGLLKQEALRLQAELHRHASRTADSSISLPEIELTILDQPGREELTQALEQSRYQVLHYSGHSDLGPSGGEIYLVSSRTGLTETLSGDDLAGLLVNNNIQMAVFNSCWGAYTATSDTTEETGERNLTESLVRRGIKCVLAMSERIPDEVALTLTQLLYRNLSQGYPVDLCVSRVRQGLISAYGSHQTYWALPILYLQPEFDGFLGTELPTFTSTESLNDNSRSVKVSSTTTYSAMTDEAQIALPIDDMMPGLGHDTSELDWLGEETWGDLVDEIEYDDPSYAEDSAIVSDLFRQIDQQIPSNNGQSPLNGEVPPNHRENIFPTRQMSGEVTPTDRQGSWGNLGETPNETVASQEETWPAYEASLPTSVPKLRRPNWRLILSIFGVGAIASILGFGWWWQMRRPSTFADIPQIPVQQSLSSKTNPKINLETSPTAIIATSAIEKLSQGDLSAGLVAVEELLNRGALQSAQTALNVVPIQQGNDPALNFFKGRLAWQLIQTGDKKYTIDDARRFWEVAVKAEPNSVLYTNALGFAYYAEGNVNRANDSWFKALNLALNQQNSASVALSVQNSPVPHDALTAYAGLAMGLYKSARSQPTTKQGQYMKEAIKLRQLVINQDSVNFQVNKLSNNWLWTEKAITDWRSLLQQKTQE